CGGCCAGCTCCTCGCGCGTGCAGCCGAGCTTGACCAGGGCCTGGGTGTGGTAGCCCAGGCAGGGGTCGCAGCGCACCCCGACCGAGAGCGCGATGGCGATCAGCTCCTTGGTCTTGGCGTCGAGCGCGCCGTCCTTGGTGGCGGCCTGCGCCATGGCGGTAAAGCCTTTGAGGGTATCGGGAATGTCGGCGCGCAGCTTGGCAACGGCGGCGCTGGTGTCTTTGATGATTTCGGGGTAGTTGGGCAGCATGAGGGCTCCTCTGGTCAGGGGTGGGTGGGCTTACGGTGGTAAGCGGCGTAGTACAGGGTGGGAATGACGATCAGCGTCAGCAGCGTGGACACCAAGATGCCGAAGATGAGCGCGATCGCCAGGCCGTTGAAGATCGGGTCGTCGAGGATGAAGAAGGCGCCGATCATGGCCGCCAGCCCGGTGAGCACGATGGGCTGGGTGCGCGTGGCGACGGCGTGCACCACGGCGCGTGCCAGCGCCATTCCCTGCGCTTGCTGCAGGCGGATGAAATCGACCAGCAAGATGGAGTTGCGCACGATGATGCCGGCCAGGGCGATCATGCCGATCATGCTGGTGGCGGTGAACTGCGCGCCCAGCAGCGCGTGCCCGGGCATGACGCCAATCACGGTCAGCGCAATGGGCGCCATGATGATCAGCGGCGTGAGGTAGGAGCCAAACTGCGCCACCACCAGCAGGTAGATCAGCACCAGGCCGACGGCGTAGGCGGCGCCCATGTCGCGGAAGGTTTCGTAAGTGATGCGCCATTCGCCGTCCCAGCGCAGGGTGTAGTCGCGCTGTGCGTCGGCGGGCAGGGCCACAAAGGTTTCCTTGAGCAGCGCGCCGCCGGGCGCGGCAATGCCGGCGATGGCGCTGCGCATGGCAAACATGCCGTACAGCGGGCTGTCCACGCGCCCGGCCATGTCGCCCTGTACGTAGTCCACCGGCAGCAAGTCCTTGTGGTAAATGGGTTGCTCGCGCAGCGTGTCGCTCACCGTCACCAGCTCACGAATGGGCACGCCCTGGCCGCTGGGGCCGGCCACTTGCAGCTGCAGCAGGGCGTCCAGGCTGCCGTGCAGCTCGCCGGGCAGCTGCAGCCACACGGGCACGGGCACGCGGCTGGCATCGTGCAAATAGGTGGCAGCGTCGCCGCTCAGGCCCGCGTGCAGCGTGGCGGCAATGGCCTGGGGCGTGACGCCCGCTGCAGCCGCCTTGCGCCGATCGATCAGCAGCCACTGGCGCGGCGCGGCGGCGATGGTGGTGCTGTCCACATCGACCACGC
This DNA window, taken from Acidovorax sp. HDW3, encodes the following:
- a CDS encoding carboxymuconolactone decarboxylase family protein, with translation MLPNYPEIIKDTSAAVAKLRADIPDTLKGFTAMAQAATKDGALDAKTKELIAIALSVGVRCDPCLGYHTQALVKLGCTREELAEALGMAVYMGGGPSLMYAARASEAFDQFAAQAQKTTA